From a region of the Pedosphaera parvula Ellin514 genome:
- a CDS encoding PAS domain S-box protein: MKSPLRVLHLEDNRSYSELVQARLQAEGFQAEVVCIETKEEFESALARETFDLIIADYRLPAYDGISALKFARQNTPDIPTLLVSGAMGEEAAIEGFKAGATDYVLKHWPERLIPAVRRALSVAGERANRLRAEAALAQREKYFRALSENAIDIVTIINQQAVFIYNSPSIQRVAGYAPQELIGTSVFNLVHPDDHARVREDLEHCLQHPETTTVSEFRVRHKNGSWRYLESIGRNLLNEPEISGVVVNCRDVTDRRRVEHYNEVLSRLGLKLSSATGSEGAAKIIVEVADDLFGWDACTLNLYSPDEDKIYPVLTIDTIRGEKLEISGTEIDKHPTTRTRRIINNGPELILRQEPITIGNDGITIGDKARPSASLMFVPIRNRTRVIGILSIQSYRLKAYDEKDLAALQTLADYCGGALERIRIEQALRESERRFRHLFENSPDAIFVEDVNGTVLDANVAAGWLHAMPYRQLIGKNVAELVPPEEHEKFRQNFQKLAAGEIRQVLGLSSTSDGRVIPVEVRTSQIDYSGKPALLLHVRDISERKEAEEALKGSEIRFHSVWENSVDGMRLTDENGIIIAVNEAFCKLVGMNRQELEGKPFTVTYAVGENLEQKLAFYRQRFQERTVARRIERKLTFRSGKTVNLEGANSYVEVHGQKPLLLGLFRDITEQKRLEDQLRHSQKMDAIGQLAGGVAHDFNNILTVIQGHASLLRSSGKLEDFMITSAEQIVQAADRAAGLTRQLLTFSRRQMMQPKLLDLNVVVSNMTKMLGRILGEDIALQFNYAPNLPLVHADSGMMEQVLLNLAVNSRDAMRGGGQLTVKIFGMEITGLEMNEHPEGRTGHFVCLKVSDTGCGIEPKNLPHIFEPFFTTKAIGKGTGLGLATVYGIVKQHQGWIEVTSSPGVGTTFQVFLLASNESSSKLNGTTPLEEAVRGGTETILVVEDEAAVRELVCKILISRGYQVLHAVSGSKALEVWKEHKNRIDLLLTDMVMPDGMSGRDLAEQIQTEKPGLKAVFTSGYSSEIAGKDFILKEGLNFLQKPYHPHKLVRVIRKCLDDNN; this comes from the coding sequence ATGAAATCACCTCTGCGGGTTTTGCATCTCGAAGACAATCGGAGTTATTCCGAGTTGGTGCAAGCCAGGCTGCAGGCGGAAGGCTTCCAAGCCGAGGTGGTTTGCATAGAAACAAAGGAAGAGTTTGAATCAGCTTTGGCGCGAGAAACCTTCGATCTAATCATCGCAGATTACCGTTTGCCAGCCTATGACGGCATCAGCGCACTCAAATTTGCCCGGCAAAACACCCCGGACATTCCCACCCTCCTGGTTTCTGGCGCCATGGGCGAAGAGGCTGCCATCGAAGGTTTCAAAGCTGGAGCGACTGATTACGTCCTCAAACACTGGCCGGAACGCCTGATTCCTGCCGTTCGCCGCGCATTAAGTGTCGCGGGCGAACGTGCCAACCGGTTGCGTGCAGAGGCCGCGCTCGCACAACGCGAAAAATATTTCCGTGCGCTTTCAGAAAATGCGATCGACATCGTCACGATCATCAATCAGCAAGCGGTTTTTATTTACAACAGCCCCTCCATCCAACGGGTGGCGGGCTATGCTCCCCAGGAACTGATTGGCACCAGTGTCTTCAATCTCGTTCATCCGGACGACCATGCCAGGGTGCGCGAGGACCTGGAGCATTGTCTGCAACACCCCGAGACCACCACGGTTTCCGAATTTCGCGTGCGTCATAAAAACGGTTCCTGGCGTTATTTGGAATCGATTGGCAGGAATCTGTTGAATGAACCGGAAATTTCCGGTGTGGTGGTGAACTGTCGCGATGTCACAGATCGTCGCCGGGTTGAACATTATAATGAAGTCCTTTCGCGGCTTGGATTAAAACTGAGTTCGGCCACCGGTTCGGAAGGTGCTGCAAAAATAATCGTGGAGGTGGCGGATGATTTGTTTGGGTGGGACGCCTGCACACTTAATTTGTATTCGCCAGACGAGGATAAAATCTATCCGGTTCTGACCATCGATACGATCCGGGGTGAAAAACTTGAAATTTCGGGCACTGAAATTGACAAGCATCCAACCACCCGCACGCGCAGGATCATCAATAATGGTCCGGAGCTGATCCTTCGCCAGGAACCCATCACAATCGGAAATGATGGTATAACCATCGGAGACAAGGCGCGCCCCTCGGCTTCATTGATGTTTGTTCCCATCCGGAATCGAACGAGGGTGATCGGGATTCTTTCGATCCAAAGCTACCGGTTGAAAGCCTACGATGAAAAGGACCTGGCGGCATTGCAGACGCTGGCCGATTATTGCGGAGGCGCCTTGGAACGCATTCGCATTGAGCAGGCGCTGCGCGAAAGTGAACGGCGGTTCCGCCACCTGTTCGAAAATTCTCCAGACGCAATTTTTGTTGAAGACGTGAACGGGACGGTGCTGGATGCGAATGTTGCCGCCGGCTGGCTCCATGCAATGCCCTACCGGCAGTTGATTGGCAAAAATGTGGCTGAACTGGTTCCTCCCGAAGAACACGAAAAGTTTCGGCAAAACTTTCAAAAACTGGCAGCGGGTGAGATACGTCAGGTTCTGGGTCTGAGTTCAACCTCGGATGGCCGTGTGATTCCCGTCGAAGTCAGAACCAGCCAGATTGATTATTCCGGCAAGCCGGCCCTCTTGCTCCACGTTCGTGACATTTCCGAAAGGAAGGAAGCAGAAGAGGCTCTGAAAGGATCCGAGATCCGATTCCATTCTGTGTGGGAAAACTCAGTGGACGGCATGAGGCTCACCGATGAGAATGGCATCATCATTGCCGTGAACGAGGCATTTTGCAAGCTGGTTGGAATGAACCGGCAGGAATTGGAAGGCAAACCATTCACGGTGACCTATGCAGTGGGCGAGAACCTCGAACAGAAGCTGGCCTTCTATCGCCAGCGCTTTCAGGAACGGACTGTCGCCCGGCGCATCGAGCGCAAGCTAACCTTTCGCTCGGGTAAAACTGTTAATTTGGAAGGTGCCAATTCCTATGTGGAAGTGCACGGGCAAAAGCCGCTGCTGCTCGGTCTCTTCCGTGACATTACGGAACAAAAGCGCCTCGAAGATCAGTTGAGGCATTCGCAAAAGATGGATGCCATCGGACAATTGGCCGGCGGAGTGGCTCATGACTTCAACAACATCCTTACGGTTATTCAGGGCCACGCCTCGCTTTTGCGCAGTTCCGGAAAGCTGGAGGATTTCATGATAACCTCGGCGGAACAGATTGTGCAGGCAGCAGACCGCGCGGCCGGGCTGACACGCCAACTGCTTACCTTCAGCCGGCGGCAGATGATGCAGCCCAAGCTGCTGGACCTGAATGTGGTCGTCAGCAACATGACAAAAATGTTGGGCCGCATCCTGGGTGAGGACATTGCACTGCAATTCAATTACGCTCCCAACCTTCCCCTCGTTCATGCAGATTCAGGAATGATGGAACAAGTGCTCCTCAACCTGGCCGTGAATTCTCGCGACGCCATGCGCGGAGGGGGACAACTCACTGTCAAAATTTTCGGCATGGAGATTACCGGCTTGGAGATGAATGAACATCCGGAAGGAAGAACGGGCCACTTCGTCTGCTTAAAGGTATCAGACACCGGATGCGGCATCGAGCCGAAGAACCTGCCACATATTTTTGAACCATTCTTCACCACCAAGGCCATCGGCAAGGGCACAGGTTTGGGACTGGCGACTGTTTATGGAATCGTCAAACAACATCAAGGTTGGATCGAAGTCACCAGTTCTCCGGGTGTCGGGACAACTTTTCAGGTTTTCCTCCTGGCCAGCAACGAAAGCAGTTCCAAGTTGAATGGAACAACCCCGCTCGAAGAGGCAGTTCGCGGCGGAACGGAAACCATTCTGGTGGTGGAAGACGAAGCTGCGGTGCGAGAGTTGGTGTGTAAAATTTTGATAAGCCGGGGATACCAGGTGCTGCATGCGGTTTCAGGTTCCAAGGCGTTGGAGGTTTGGAAAGAACATAAAAATCGGATAGACCTTCTCCTGACCGATATGGTTATGCCCGATGGCATGAGTGGGCGCGACTTGGCCGAA
- a CDS encoding YsnF/AvaK domain-containing protein, producing the protein MNISDRKNKIKNTVVIASSLLLVAGCSSTGSHAKYQTEQAPVYSYNESTTQAASMGATGTSAQTQTGAAMGGETAGQTVIPLEKETVQIGTQPVNTGGVQLRKVVRTETVTQPVQVRKESIVVERIPAGATGAQYSQGGGGTNSLSTPFQGGELVINLQDETPVIHTQTVPAGSVVVRKQVSTQPMNVQQQVRREDVVAVPIGNTQAITISSNVTASSQNEAVGAAPSTSGQSTGAAGSGAITQLNQLSTTADPTSLAGQTVNISEAKVQRVIGDRLLVLQGSDSAKPVYVVMSQPMPNITAGQTVSLNGTVQQVPSSPTSLGLDQQGSQMLQDQQIFVRASSVTPISK; encoded by the coding sequence ATGAACATATCAGATAGAAAAAATAAAATCAAAAATACGGTTGTAATAGCATCCTCCCTGCTTTTAGTGGCAGGATGCTCCAGTACGGGGAGTCACGCCAAGTATCAAACGGAGCAGGCTCCAGTTTACAGTTATAATGAGTCAACTACCCAAGCTGCCTCAATGGGCGCCACGGGAACCAGTGCTCAGACCCAGACTGGTGCTGCAATGGGTGGTGAAACCGCCGGCCAGACGGTAATTCCCTTGGAAAAGGAAACCGTCCAAATTGGAACTCAGCCGGTTAATACTGGCGGTGTTCAACTCCGTAAGGTCGTTCGAACCGAGACGGTTACCCAACCCGTCCAGGTACGAAAGGAATCCATCGTGGTGGAACGTATCCCGGCTGGCGCTACCGGCGCTCAGTATAGCCAGGGAGGCGGAGGGACTAATTCATTGAGCACACCCTTCCAAGGCGGCGAATTGGTAATAAACCTGCAGGACGAGACACCAGTGATCCATACCCAGACGGTTCCAGCGGGTTCTGTTGTTGTTCGCAAACAAGTGAGCACTCAACCCATGAATGTTCAGCAGCAGGTTCGGCGCGAGGATGTGGTCGCTGTGCCCATAGGCAACACACAGGCTATCACCATCTCGAGCAATGTAACGGCTTCTTCTCAAAACGAGGCTGTCGGTGCGGCTCCGTCAACGTCCGGTCAATCCACCGGGGCAGCAGGTTCGGGTGCCATTACTCAACTGAATCAACTCTCAACAACCGCCGATCCCACCTCACTTGCCGGCCAGACGGTGAACATCAGTGAGGCAAAAGTGCAACGTGTGATAGGCGATCGTCTGTTGGTCTTGCAGGGGAGTGACAGTGCCAAACCTGTGTACGTCGTAATGTCACAACCAATGCCCAACATTACCGCTGGTCAAACGGTTTCCCTGAACGGAACCGTTCAGCAGGTGCCTTCCTCACCCACCAGCCTGGGATTGGATCAACAAGGCAGCCAAATGCTGCAGGACCAACAAATATTTGTTCGGGCCTCGAGTGTTACTCCAATAAGCAAATAA